A genome region from Lentimicrobiaceae bacterium includes the following:
- a CDS encoding class I SAM-dependent methyltransferase yields MKEFIKKIHKKKYYNEYGNIINEIIKYSDNPISIENYIYGNIARISYDIKIVKKYANKSSNILEIGGNTPIFSSILKSYGFDNITVTDPQVELFQEYFINYGINYKNYNIFDIPLKSAQETYDIVCICEVLEHLSGNILKPIKNLVSLLKPEGLLYITTPNLRSISGLVSIIFFNSGLASKPYETICDQYLLKEQKGYYGHIKEFTSGEVIDLLKSVGMKHKKSYHQADYRLKPLSQIIGLLELMAPKFRLFGKFVFEKQK; encoded by the coding sequence ATGAAAGAATTTATAAAAAAAATACATAAAAAAAAATATTATAATGAATATGGAAATATAATCAATGAAATAATTAAATATAGTGATAATCCGATATCTATAGAGAATTATATCTATGGGAATATTGCCAGAATTTCTTATGATATAAAAATTGTTAAAAAATATGCAAATAAATCTTCAAATATACTTGAAATTGGAGGAAATACTCCAATATTTTCATCAATCTTAAAAAGTTATGGATTTGACAATATAACCGTTACAGATCCTCAAGTAGAATTATTTCAAGAATATTTTATTAATTATGGTATTAATTATAAAAATTATAATATTTTTGATATACCATTAAAGAGTGCTCAAGAAACTTATGATATTGTATGTATATGTGAAGTATTAGAGCACCTATCCGGAAATATATTAAAACCAATTAAAAATTTAGTATCATTACTTAAACCAGAAGGATTACTTTATATTACTACACCAAACTTACGTTCAATATCTGGGTTAGTTTCTATAATATTTTTTAACTCCGGATTAGCATCAAAACCTTATGAAACTATTTGTGATCAATATTTATTAAAGGAACAAAAAGGATATTATGGACATATTAAGGAATTCACAAGTGGTGAAGTAATTGATTTACTCAAATCAGTTGGTATGAAACATAAAAAGTCATACCATCAAGCTGATTATAGGCTAAAACCGCTTAGTCAGATAATAGGTTTACTAGAATTAATGGCTCCAAAATTTAGATTATTTGGTAAATTTGTTTTTGAAAAACAAAAATAA
- a CDS encoding glycosyltransferase, translating into MKIILLFNLFPEDQKEAILSNIKTEVQNATLAFETTLLNGLINNIDNVELVNVPILGYYPTQYKKMFLKHSPFYYKGKNMGVNVGICNLFIYKQWSLYINLRKELKKILKANPNEEIVFLHLNYNSSFLKALTYIKKRFSNVKIISIVGDLPQNREIFGKFIFLKKILHKINMQTIYKCLKYIDGYILVSKYMRDKLFYANNNNSIILECAYDTSNENKNDYIKQDLDNKKFKDILYSGKITERFGLMKLVEAFKMLQNNNYRLIICGSGPAESAIKEIAKMDNRIIFKGNIDRKEVIFLQRKADLLVNPRTPEGEYTRYSFPSKTMEYLASGTPTLLYKLSGIPEEYYNYCFSLNEDDGVDILAKTINNILCKDKSNLDEIAYKARQFILNEKSHDVQGKRIVEFITYINKLPV; encoded by the coding sequence ATGAAAATTATTTTGCTTTTTAATTTGTTTCCGGAAGATCAGAAGGAAGCTATATTATCAAACATTAAAACAGAAGTTCAAAATGCAACTTTAGCCTTTGAAACTACACTTTTAAATGGGCTTATTAACAATATTGACAATGTAGAGTTAGTTAATGTACCTATTTTAGGCTATTACCCAACTCAGTATAAAAAAATGTTTTTAAAGCATTCACCCTTTTATTATAAAGGAAAAAATATGGGAGTAAATGTAGGAATTTGCAATTTATTTATATATAAGCAATGGAGTCTTTATATCAATTTACGAAAAGAACTTAAAAAAATACTCAAAGCCAATCCAAACGAAGAAATTGTATTTTTACATTTAAATTATAATTCGTCATTTTTGAAGGCTTTAACTTATATTAAGAAAAGATTTTCAAATGTAAAAATAATTTCTATTGTTGGTGATTTGCCACAAAACAGAGAGATTTTTGGGAAATTTATTTTTCTAAAAAAAATTTTACATAAAATAAATATGCAGACGATTTATAAATGCTTAAAATATATAGATGGTTATATTTTGGTTAGTAAATATATGCGTGATAAATTATTCTATGCAAATAATAACAATTCCATAATTTTAGAATGTGCTTATGATACATCTAATGAAAATAAAAATGATTATATTAAACAAGATTTGGATAATAAGAAATTCAAAGACATTTTATATTCTGGGAAAATTACCGAAAGATTTGGTTTGATGAAATTAGTTGAAGCTTTTAAAATGTTGCAGAATAATAATTATCGATTAATAATATGTGGAAGCGGCCCCGCAGAATCTGCAATAAAAGAAATTGCAAAAATGGATAATAGAATTATTTTCAAGGGAAATATTGACAGAAAAGAAGTGATTTTTCTTCAAAGGAAAGCGGATCTTTTAGTTAATCCGAGAACACCTGAAGGTGAATATACAAGGTATTCTTTCCCATCGAAAACAATGGAATATTTAGCTTCAGGAACTCCAACTTTATTATATAAACTTTCTGGAATACCAGAAGAATATTATAATTACTGCTTTTCTTTGAATGAAGATGATGGTGTAGATATACTTGCAAAAACTATTAATAATATTCTTTGTAAAGATAAGTCAAACTTAGATGAAATCGCTTATAAAGCAAGACAATTCATATTGAACGAAAAATCACATGATGTACAAGGGAAAAGAATAGTTGAGTTTATAACTTACATTAATAAATTACCTGTTTAA
- a CDS encoding Gfo/Idh/MocA family oxidoreductase, giving the protein MTYKVGIIGYGKMGQIRHQAIDELGVAEVVAISEPTIGNDYKGIPNLAHGEIINNADIDAIIVCTPNFLNKPLTIQALNAGKHLFCEKPPCFTAKDMEDIREVEIKSGKKLMYGFNHRHHDSIIRMKEIIDSNKYGRILWMRGRYGKSVTSDYYNEWRAKRELAGGGIVIDQGIHMLDLFLYLGGDFDSVKAEVSNLYWKMDVEDNAFIILKNSESGMVANLHSTMTQWRHLFSLEIFMEKGYMVLNGLITSSMSYGEEDLSIAKNRSTAPAATWKDEVKVRYLNNNSWRYEMEHFFTVISKDIPVTIGNSDDALKLMRIIDKIYKQRDF; this is encoded by the coding sequence ATGACATACAAAGTTGGAATTATTGGTTATGGTAAGATGGGGCAAATTCGTCACCAGGCCATAGATGAATTAGGTGTAGCAGAAGTCGTTGCTATTTCAGAACCTACCATTGGTAATGATTATAAAGGAATACCCAACTTAGCACATGGTGAAATAATTAATAATGCTGATATTGATGCCATTATTGTTTGTACACCCAATTTTTTGAATAAACCCCTAACTATTCAGGCATTAAATGCAGGCAAGCACCTCTTTTGTGAAAAACCTCCATGCTTCACGGCTAAAGATATGGAAGATATACGTGAGGTGGAAATAAAAAGTGGTAAGAAGTTGATGTATGGCTTTAATCACAGGCACCATGACAGCATTATACGAATGAAAGAAATTATAGATAGCAACAAATATGGCCGGATACTTTGGATGCGAGGACGATACGGAAAAAGTGTAACCTCAGATTACTATAATGAGTGGCGGGCAAAAAGAGAACTGGCAGGAGGTGGAATTGTTATTGATCAAGGTATCCATATGCTTGATCTTTTTTTATATTTGGGGGGTGATTTCGATTCTGTAAAAGCAGAGGTATCCAATCTTTACTGGAAAATGGATGTAGAGGATAATGCATTTATCATCTTAAAGAATTCGGAAAGTGGTATGGTTGCCAATCTGCACTCTACAATGACACAATGGCGTCACCTTTTCTCATTAGAAATTTTCATGGAAAAGGGATATATGGTATTGAATGGACTAATTACTTCGTCTATGTCTTATGGAGAGGAGGACCTTTCAATAGCCAAAAACCGTTCTACAGCACCTGCGGCCACTTGGAAAGATGAAGTCAAGGTAAGATATTTAAATAATAACAGTTGGCGCTACGAAATGGAACATTTTTTTACTGTTATCTCAAAAGATATACCTGTTACAATTGGTAATTCAGATGATGCGTTAAAGTTGATGAGAATTATTGATAAAATTTATAAACAAAGAGATTTTTAA
- a CDS encoding transposase: MNHELVLLANKIDWSYFEKEFSSYYSKNGAPSVPIRLMVGCLLLKYLYNIGDERIPEYWVRDVYFQYFCGGIFFSHKFPFDPSDFVHFRNRVGEAGIEKIFAYSVKMHGKEVEKKSKFVLSDTTVQQNNTTFPTDARMCKKVIDKCNKIADQEGIKQRQRYTRESKQLVRDTYNGKHPKRVKKARKAKKRLKTIGQYTTTRVE, encoded by the coding sequence ATGAACCACGAATTGGTTCTTTTGGCAAACAAGATTGATTGGTCATACTTTGAAAAAGAGTTTTCGTCGTATTACTCAAAAAACGGAGCACCGTCTGTACCCATTCGTTTAATGGTAGGATGTCTGCTGCTGAAGTATTTGTATAATATTGGTGATGAGCGTATTCCTGAGTATTGGGTGCGAGATGTTTACTTTCAATACTTTTGTGGTGGAATATTTTTTTCACATAAGTTTCCTTTCGACCCGAGTGATTTTGTCCATTTCCGCAATCGGGTTGGCGAAGCAGGCATTGAAAAAATATTTGCCTACAGCGTGAAGATGCATGGAAAAGAGGTGGAGAAGAAGTCTAAATTTGTTTTGTCTGATACGACGGTACAACAGAACAATACGACATTTCCGACCGATGCCAGGATGTGTAAAAAGGTAATTGACAAATGCAATAAAATAGCGGATCAAGAAGGGATTAAGCAGAGACAGCGTTACACCCGAGAGAGCAAGCAATTGGTTAGGGACACCTACAACGGCAAACATCCCAAACGAGTCAAAAAGGCACGAAAAGCAAAGAAACGGCTGAAAACGATAGGCCAATACACAACTACGCGAGTTGAATAA
- a CDS encoding phosphoglycerate dehydrogenase gives MNKILTSPSSFGQVGKEPFEILSNKGYEVINNPYGRKLTEEEVIELAKDCVGIVAGVESLTARVMDALPNLKCISRVGVGMDSVDLEYAEKKGIVVVNTPDGPTRSVAELTLALTFSILRRVPQADSAMKLKKWEKQSGNLLYQKTIGIIGLGRIGKMVTEMFRALGNPVIGYDLYPDKVWANTNGVQLSEMNQVLSDANIITLHIPGNKDKSAVIGKQELNLMKKGSFVINIARGGVVDEVALYNALKSGHLAGAGIDVFTNEPYNGNLCELDNVVLTPHIGSYAEEGKLQMEIDAVNNLIEEISK, from the coding sequence ATGAATAAAATACTTACATCCCCTTCTTCATTTGGTCAGGTAGGAAAAGAACCCTTTGAAATTTTATCAAACAAAGGTTATGAAGTTATTAATAATCCTTATGGAAGAAAATTAACCGAAGAAGAAGTGATAGAACTGGCAAAAGATTGTGTTGGAATTGTTGCAGGTGTTGAGTCGCTTACAGCCAGAGTTATGGATGCGCTTCCCAATTTGAAATGCATTAGTCGGGTAGGTGTGGGCATGGATAGTGTGGATCTGGAATATGCTGAAAAAAAAGGTATTGTGGTTGTAAATACGCCTGATGGACCTACCCGAAGTGTGGCAGAACTGACATTAGCATTAACTTTTTCGATTTTAAGGAGAGTTCCACAGGCAGATAGTGCAATGAAATTGAAAAAATGGGAAAAACAAAGCGGTAATTTATTATATCAAAAAACAATAGGTATTATAGGTTTGGGACGTATTGGTAAAATGGTGACTGAAATGTTTCGTGCATTAGGGAATCCGGTTATTGGATACGATTTGTATCCTGATAAGGTTTGGGCAAATACAAATGGTGTTCAGTTATCTGAAATGAATCAGGTTCTTTCTGATGCAAATATTATTACATTACATATTCCCGGTAATAAGGATAAATCTGCAGTTATCGGCAAGCAAGAATTGAATTTAATGAAAAAGGGCTCTTTTGTCATTAATATTGCCAGAGGAGGTGTTGTTGATGAAGTAGCCCTCTATAATGCTTTAAAATCAGGTCATTTGGCAGGAGCCGGAATTGATGTTTTTACGAATGAACCTTATAATGGCAATTTATGTGAACTGGATAATGTTGTTCTAACCCCTCATATCGGCTCTTATGCAGAAGAAGGAAAACTTCAGATGGAAATAGATGCTGTTAATAATTTAATTGAAGAAATTTCAAAGTAA